The genomic DNA CGGACATCGGAACCTCGCCGGCGCTCAGATAGACCAGCCGCGCGGCCGAGATCTTGCCGTCATCGCCCAGGGTCAGTCGCGCGGCGACCCCGGCGTGGGCGTAGTCGCCATGCCGGCGCGCGATCTCGCGGAACTCCCAACCGGTCCGGCGCGGCGTAGCCCGCACCCTGAGCTCGCAGAGCAGCTCGTCCTCGGCAAGTGCCGTGGTCATCAGGCCCTGACAGAAATCGGCGGCCGGCACGGTGCGCTCGCCGCGATGGCTTCTCAAGACGAGCTCCGCTTCGAGAGCCACTGCCGCCACCGGCAACTCCCCCGAGGGATCGGCGTGCGCGAGGCTTCCGCCCACGGTGCCACGGTTTCGGATCTGGGGGTGTGCGATGAGCGGCATGGTCACCGCCAGCAGCGGGACCTGCCCGTGAACCCGGGTGTCTAGCTCGAGCCGGCGCTGTCGAGCCATCGCCCCGATGCGAACCGATCCATCATCTTCCACCTCG from bacterium includes the following:
- a CDS encoding xanthine dehydrogenase family protein subunit M; protein product: MKPPPFDYLAPGSLDETLGLLAEKGGEAKVLAGGQSLVPVLNFRLAQPTFLVDLNGVDELDYIEVEDDGSVRIGAMARQRRLELDTRVHGQVPLLAVTMPLIAHPQIRNRGTVGGSLAHADPSGELPVAAVALEAELVLRSHRGERTVPAADFCQGLMTTALAEDELLCELRVRATPRRTGWEFREIARRHGDYAHAGVAARLTLGDDGKISAARLVYLSAGEVPMSAVRACAILEGEQPSEELFAEAALTAGRDEVDPSDDIHATAAFKRHLAEALTRRVLATALDRAKVA